A portion of the Calliphora vicina chromosome 5, idCalVici1.1, whole genome shotgun sequence genome contains these proteins:
- the LOC135961425 gene encoding uncharacterized protein LOC135961425 encodes MPNTHTLQAQSVYSNQHMKTVKLECSSNSKYFYDNHSCRLKAVNRFKSVGMMHFYPRDPLHSISFNMALYMRNDANIFKPHIVNITVNLCNNYDSRSSGIYKAVVMKVLKQFTNLNHSCPYEGALVAKNLYLDANLIPIRMAKKSYMAKLLFYKGIRKVVDPLMTVKLYMDLIESNH; translated from the exons ATGCCGAATACCCATACCCTGCAGGCTCAG TCCGTTTATAGCAATCAGCATATGAAAACTGTTAAACTAGAATGTTCGtctaattcaaaatatttttacgacAACCACTCATGTCGCCTGAAAGCAGTAAATCGTTTTAAGTCGGTTGGTATGATGCATTTTTATCCACGTGATCCACTGCATTCTATATCG TTTAATATGGCCTTATACATGCGTAATgatgccaatatttttaagccaCATATTGTTAATATAACAGTGAACTTGTGTAACAATTACGATAGTAGATCATCAGGAATATATAAAGCTGTAGTAATGAAAGTTTTGAAGCAGTTTACTAACCTCAATCATTCGTGTCCCTATGAG GGTGCTTTAGTAGCAAAAAATCTTTACTTGGACGCAAATTTAATACCGATACGGATGGCCAAAAAGTCCTATATGGctaaactacttttttacaaagGCATTCGCAAAGTAGTCGATCCACTAATGACTGTGAAATTGTATATGGATTTAATTGAATCTAATCACTGA